The Etheostoma cragini isolate CJK2018 chromosome 10, CSU_Ecrag_1.0, whole genome shotgun sequence nucleotide sequence agtgtgtgtgtgtgtgtgtggggggggggggggggggggggggggggggggggggggtagagtcTGGAGAACAGCATGGCCGTCCGTCGTTCGTACAGAGCAGTGACCATCAAACCACATCAGCCAACATCTGCGAGCTGCAGCACGTAGTGAGAATGACATGACGCTCGTTCTCACAGGGCCTCGGAGGACATTTTGCCCAGTTATAACTACGTTAATAACAGTTTATAACTACGGCCGACGGACGTCTGCCACAGCTGCAGTCTAGCAGAGATGAAAAGTCAGGACTCTTCTGCAATACATAGTTGACCCTATTGACAGATTATAGgcaaatgaaaaattaaattggCCAACAGTTAGATTCAAAACATGAGGGTAGAATCATTTATATTTCCAATATATTTAGCATTTTGTCATAAACTCAAATAGCACACTGGTGCAGATTAAGTTCTGTAAACCAATATGAGCCCAACTGCTGTGATTAACCTACAGTACATCACTAGTTGGTGATGTACTGTAGGTTACTGTAGTTCACTGGTTCAGCCTTTATTGGGACATTGTTATGCATTTCAAGCCTGATGATAACCCCTTTTTTTCTAAGCTATATCGACAGCATCACAATAGTAGGACTGCTGAATCTATCACTGCGTTGGCTGGCCTAATTCTGACTGTTCAGAGTGATATGTTGGCCACAAAAAGCTGGTAGTTCAATGTCCACCATACAAAGGCAGGATGGTTGAAGACCTCGGAGTCCATTATGaagacaaacataaacacagtgCCCAAACTATtcctacaaaacacacaacaaaggaaTATCCATGGCACATTTATCAAATTATCTGTTAATGATTTAACTATGAGTAAGATTTCAGCTTTAACATTCCATGGAATGCCCTGTATCAATAAAAATCAATGGCAAAAAATGACACACAGTCCATTATATATGTGGTGTAGAAACTCTTAAGAGTTGGCCCACCCACTCAAAGGCACCATGACTGGTGGTAGAGGGGCCAGACACACAGGGAGACGCACCAGGGGCCGGCCGGAGGGGACGTGGCCTACACCGAGGCCTAGTCACACCCTAGCTCAATTCTTCTTCACTGCACAACTGATGTTAAACACAGAGTCCTGGACTAACGCTGCATTTATAATCCCACATCAGCGAAGCGGCTGTGACAGTAGCTGTTATCGGGGGGGGGACACCCCGCcttatgacatttaaaaaaactcagccaatgaagaaaaaatgacTTCATATTTCCAGCTGACAGTGCTGCATCCATCACCATATCACCACAGAGTCCCACAGCTCCATGTACTGTAAATCAAAGCCGCTATGCCTTCCATTCgctgacacccccccccccccccccccccccccatctcctaATTGTTGATTTCACAGAATGCTTTCCCCGCCAGATGACAGACTGTATCCAGAGACCTTCAGCAGGCACAGAAGCAGCTTTCATACAAAACATCCTCCTGTTGCTGTCATTCCATGTGAaactttatattattattgcaaGATTTAATACTAAATAGGGGTCTTTTAAGGTATAAAATGAGCCATAGTCAATGGCTACCAAGGCCAATAGTTGCATGTAAAATATAAGCATCACAAGTAGCACCCTTCAGCAAtatcaaaaaaaattgtttacaaATCATTAGGATTTGTGTGTGCTATTACTGTTTCTCCCAACTCGTAGTTATATTAATGTAAAGAATCTGGTTTGAATAGTCCAGTGTCCTGTATTACCTTGGCTGATGCTGCAGGGtcttcattttaataaacagaaatacaaacagtGACACCTAGTGCTTATTTTTAGCAATAATATTTGAACTGATTTAGTTGATCAACAAAGAGTGTATTACTACATTAGATGGATCTAAACATGAAGCATCTTTGGTCGGCCCTGTAGTTCTTACTGCTGCAGCAAGCACACCGTTATTCAGAAACTAGGCTGAACCCGTGACTTCCTGGGGAACAAAGTGGTGCAAGAAAGATAACGCATGCAAACTCAAACACCAAAAGCCCAACTCCGTACAACTgcactgttttttgttataaaatCCCGTTCTGTCTGCTATTGACCACATGATTTGGCCTTTAGGTTTCAGAGTCCAGCTCGGTGGCATGGATGATGGATAGCTGGGGTCTAGCTCTGAGAGAAGTACTCCAAGACGAGTCGGAGGTGTCCCAAGCGGTCTTTGAGTGAGGTCAGGGACAGGACAGTGGTTTGATAGGCAGGGTCCAGCTGGAGGACCGAGAGCAGCCACCAGCACCAGGCGGGACCGTCGGACGAGGCCTAGAGGAGCGTGACAAAGAGTTAGAATAGAAACAGGATTACCAGGAAAATGCATAAAGTACCACACTTTCTAAGTCTATTAGCATTTTTAGTCTTAAAATGACTGCTCCCCCGCTGTGGCAGAAGTTGCATCAGCTTGCATTTAAACCCTCTTTCCACTCATTTGGAACGGGGGTAGTGTGTTTAGGCTGCAGCGGCAGGCTCGGCAGGCAGGGCTGGGTTTCATTCAAAATGTTCCATACCAGTACCGATACTAGTACCGTGACTTCCATACCGCTTCCTATacaatcagccaatcagcagcattattagatctaGGTAgaagaagcatgctgcatgcttattggctcactgatgctgatGAGAACAATTACTGAactttgagaaaaaataaaggcagatatcattttcattgtaaaataaaaaaaattgaaataatgttAATAGATGAATAAGGATAGATAAAACTAAATTCAAAAACAACTCCAAATCAAAGGCAGGCTTTGGTGTGCAGGACTgtttaatatacagtacttgGTTTGAAATAAGTGGAAATGCAAATTAGCCACTACATGTTACATCTAATGAAAACTCCCCATTTTGAATGTTGTTAGGGTCAGTAAGGAAACATGTTAATATCATGCCAATAAACACGTAAATGCTCAGTGGTTCCTGGACTCTGCTGGAGAGTCAGAGCTAGAAGGAAGGCTCCAACCTGAATGTTTTCCTCCTTATCTGGCATGGTGCCGTACTGTCTGTTGATCTGATCCCGGATGCGGCTGCCAAGACGCTGGTACCAGTCCTGAGCCTGCTGGTACACACTATCATGGAGACTCTCCAAAAGCTCCAACTCACCCCCATCAACCTGGAAGAGAGAGGACACACAGACCCGAGAACCGTCAAGGGGGAGAAGATGTACGGTATCTTCTTTAGATGGAGCTGTGGCAAGTGACCTCTGCAACCTTTACCTTGAGGTCCTCCAGGTACTCTATATCAGCGGTGTGGTAGCCATCTCTCTGACCTCTCTTCAGCACCTTGTACCTGCTGCCCCCCACCGCGTCCACGAAGGAGCGCCCATCAGGCAGCAGCTCCAGACTGTGGATCTCCAACATGCAGCCGTAGTCTGCAAACCTGAAGCACAACCACTACAATAAACAACTTCAGTTCAAgcatctttatttctttctttatgtgaTTTTTGCtgtattaaacaaaacaatcaaaaaccGGGCAGAATGTTTCATATTCATTCATAGTTGTGCAAAGAAAGTTGAACAAAATCCATTTCATCTTGAGCCAAAAATCTTTTCAAACTTGATATATTCTGTGCCTTTTTTCTAGGGACTATCAACAGTTAGAattcaaatacagtacattttgtgtctaattatatagaaaaaaatcttACAATAAAAGAGTTTCAAACTTTTAaattatggttaaaaaaaataaatccctgATTGGTCAGAGACGAGGAGAGGATGTCTGATGACCATtcatagagagagatagatactACCCTCCATtcatagagagagatagatactACCCTCCATTCCTAGAGAGAGAGNNNNNNNNNNNNNNNNNNNNNNNNNNNNNNNNNNNNNNNNNNNNNNNNNNNNNNNNNNNNNNNNNNNNNNNNNNNNNNNNNNNNNNNNNNNNNNNNNNNNGAGAGATACTACCCTCCattcatagagagagagatactaCCCTCCATtcatagagagagatagatactACCCTCCGTTAATAGACTTTGAACCATGTTAAGAACTACTTCTTTTATCTCCACTTTGCACATGGAAAACCTAATCTAGCTCATCAAAGTGTCTTGGCTTTGCCATGCTAGTGTAAGGAGAAACCATCTCACACATTTTGCTGAAACATCTGGGGGATTCAATACCATACATGGAACTAGGAACAAATGCCTGGTGGAGGATGAAATGTCCAGCGGACACAGCTTGGGGACCATACATACCCCTTGCCATGCTCATAGCTGCACATGCCAAACTTCTTGGTGCCAGTCTCCATGCAGCGCCGCATCATCAGCCGATATCGAGGCTCGAAGATGTGCAGGGGGCAGGGCAGTCCAGGGTAGGCCACCGTGCAGACAAATATAGGGATGTCCTTAGTCAGACTAAGAGACAGGACAGTGGGAGGATCAAGGAAAAAGAGCAAAGGGAACAAGGGAGAGAATTGTAAGAAGAAGGCACCAGTTTAAGTTTCTAGAACAAATCCCAAGCGTAGATGGGCGAGGGGGGGGCGTACTTGGACAGTTCAGCCATCTCGGCATCGTGGACCTGCTTCCGCTCAGCCAGCTGGGAGGGGAAAAGGTGGGCCATGATCTCCTGGAGCAGAGCGGTGGGGTTgtacttcctgtttttaaagaacTGAGAAGAGAAAAGTATGAGCCATTATTGCGACAATATATACAACTTATCGGCAATTATACATATGGTCATATATTGGTCATATATACACGGTGTatattacagtaaaacacaagaaaaaaacacaagcattaACACCTGTTTTAACACTAGTGCTGCAATGCATTTGTGGATACAAAATATAGATGTATTGATTTGGAATCTGATGTTAATGTTGTCTCAGCGGTGCATACACACTGTTGTTAGGACAGTGCTACTTATCATAATGGATCATCTATCACAAGCAAAACATAGGAACCAGGAAGTTATTCTTTACTGTACCGTCATGTGAATTTGTTAAAAAGTTAGAGgtgcataaaaaaaatagtatgatttagtgtggggggggggggttggggggggtacCTCTTGGAGGGGCTGTTTGCACAGAGGACAGCGGAGGTTGTGGTCCAGACTCCTCTCTATGCAGTTTTTACAGAAGGTGTGACCACAGGGCGTAGTGACTGGCTCGAAGAACAACctgcagacagagaaagaggttTCAAGTCGAGGAAGGATGTTCATAACCACAAATATTTGGGTTAATGTTGAAATCATGGGTGGGGGTGGTGTGGGGGTCAGCCTGGGGAGGTTCTTGCCACTGCTTTTGTATTGTTGTTACTTGTCTTGCGTTGTACCACTTTATGTTTGCtgtttttggaatttaattgattttttgttataaaaaagatTCTCAGAATGTACAAgtgaattgtattttaaatcatattCTTTAATAAAGAcgcttgaaaaaacaaacaaatattgaaatcatgaatatttaatgatTGAACCCTCAACCAATACTGTTTTTACAAGGCCGACAACcattcttattcttattattaccgctcagatttttcatttgtgctgcactcaaagttcaaattatttcaactcTGACCTAGTTGCCACTGACCAACCAATGAGAGAACAGCATGTTGTTCCCTAGCAACGGAAAATAGCTTGACTAAAACAAATGTAGAGTTCACATAACGTCCGGAGTGTTAAGACATTTTAGTTAATGTTTCCACATTTAGAAATCTACCAGCTCAATATGTTTCACAAGTGTTATGTTTTTGTAGAATTTGATAAGaaacacttttattattattgtggttTATGACCTGGATAACCTTCTCACAGGCTGTACTGCTCTCGGGATGTGAAGCATTTGAAGATCCTCCAAGAAAGGACACCACAATAAGCAAATCTGCCAATGTAGGCACTGGGGGGGCATTTCTATGTGCAGAGTTTAGTAAagctaagaaaaaaaacttgaactgtgaaattccCCTTACTACTTTTATTTACATACGTTTGAAGATGACATTAGCGTTCCCTTGCTAAATGTAGGGTGCAAAATAATAATCCTTCTCGATTACATTGAATTTGTGATCTAAATTAAGATCAACATCTGAATAGCTGCACAGCCCTGGTGCATACTGTGTTAACCAGCGAGAGGACAGAACAGATGGAATGGACCTGATTCAAAGCATCACTGGTTAGAGCAGACCCTGCAGGACACTGACCTGATGCAGAGAGGACACTCAAAGTCTGACACGGTGAGAACACTCAGCCTTTTCTCCCTGCTCGGACCATTTTCAtctgggggagagagagagagagagagagagagagagtgtgtccCGGTTAAGCTTTATGCACCTGCTGAGGAACAGCCAGCAATTATTATGCAATTTGAAAACATCTGGTGCGAGTTATGCTAAAGCTAATGTAGCCGCAGTGACAAAGAGGATTCCTGATGGGGACACTGACGCTGAAGTTAAGAGTTCATTTATCAGAAATGTGTGTACACAAGTGTATTTATGTACCCTTGCCATGTCCATCTTCCTTACTCATCATCATCTCCTCGTCCTCCTCAGCAGCCGGGAGGAAGGACACAGCTTGGCAGAGGCTGAGGCAGCACTCGGTACCCGTGTCCTGCTTCACCTTCGAGCCCTGATGACGGTTTAATCGGTTAGGAATCACAGTCCATTTCCCTTCAAACACTTCCAACAACATTCTCCTCACCCATACCTGGTGggcctctctcctcccttttccCTCTCCATCATCCCCACATGAGTGTTTGAGGCCCTCAGGGTGACTTGGCCCCTGGGAGTCACAGACGCTGGTGATGGGGCAGGGACCCTTCAGGTACTCAGACACCACCTGCAAGATACAGGATGCCTCGTCCGGCACTGCCACGCCCTCTGCCTCCAGAATCTGCCGTAGGATCCACGTCACGATACCGATGAGTCACATAGAGGTGTTAGGACACATGGTGTTGTTTTCacttacattaaaaatacatttcttacGTATTTAACTTATAATTATGTTCAGAGATCAATCAAAGAtcagttattttgtttgtgactGCTATTATTGTGATAATTATTCTGATGTGATTTCAGGGTGGGTGACGTGGTCTGTAGGCGCGGGAGGCCCTTTAATGTAGCACAGGTGAACAGGTGAACAGGTAAACAGGTGAACAGGTTAACAGGTGTTTAGGGGAGCAAAGGAGCAAATCATTTTCAACCTCGTAAAAAGAGTACTTGTTAAAGAGTACAAACGATGTAGTTTGAACtttaaatgatgtgtttttggTATTTCTCCTTTAATGAAAAGGTCAAATGATGACATTAGGAACAACGGAGTCTTCGTCCATTTGTTGTGCTAATGTTGAAAGATGCCCGTCTAAAAGCCAGGAAGCAGatactgcaaaaataaaaacccgGTTAGAACATGAACCAACAACATGGAACAATTTCCAAAAGGGTTTTGGAAACCTGGAAGGACTGGGATGGAAACATATCAGGATGAGCAAGTGGAGGAAAAGCCCCGTGGCCCAGAAGAAGGAGGCCGAGTCCGCGGTGTAGGCAGGCCTATCACCGCTGCTGAGCTAGGAGCTACACCAACTTGTCCAACTTGTTGTTTCCGATGGACCACACAGACAAAACCAGTGAACTCCTAGAAGGGAGACACCTAAGCTCGGACCCCCCAACCATTATGTGCTAGGTTGGTGTTTATGCATCTAAGTGTTCAAATGTATTTCTCAGGGAGCTTTCATGGCAGGGCAGGCATGAAGGGGACACTAGATCGCAGGAATAGATCAACTGACTGCAGGACATGAAGACTATAAAAACAGCTAATCTGATGTTCACTGGTCCCTGTGTGtccacatctgtgtgtgtacagaggcTCTCTTTTCATGGAAGATTGTTCACCGTTTGAAAAAAGCTGCAAATAATCGGAAATCTTTGGACTCGTCATCTTTGacgtagagcccgaccgataaaggatttttaaggccgataccgataccaatATTTGATTATATGCCGATATATTGGCCggtatgtattttaaaagagaaTCCAGAAATATGTTACAAACAAAtgtccctaacattagttatttgtagttaattatgagttctcactaaaacaacatgataataatttggtttattgtcacaacagaacatcaaaatatattaaagttttgataaataaacttcatcactaacagggacgttgtagagcgtcctctggtggacaaactatgcaacgccatcactaacagggacgttgtagagcgtcctctgatggacagactatgcaacgccatcactaacagggacgttgtagagcgtcctctggtggacaaactatgcaacaccatcactaacagggacgttgtagagcgtcctctggtggacagactatgtaacgccatcactaacagggatgttgtagagcgtcctctggtggacagactatgtaacaccatcactaacagggacgttgtagagcgtcctctggtggacagactatgaaACACCAACACTAACagagacgttgtagagcgtcctctggtggacagactatgcaacgccatcactaacagggacgttgtagagcgtcctctggtggacagactatgcaacaatATCTATAAAAATAGATCCTCAACCATGTTGTGAGCGTTGGGCTCACAACATGGTTGAggatctatttttatttttaaatattaatttatcagcatcatttatttgtcattataaatgattctctACTGTGAAGTGTCCACCATCATTTCCTGATTCTGCATGGACATGCTGGTGATGCAGCAGAAGCAGACCTCCCTCCATAGAAGAGAGGAACCGGGGATGGACAGGACTCTTTTGACTTCCGACTGTTAACTGAGCCTTTCAAACCTGATTCCAAACCTCCACGTAAAGAA carries:
- the lonrf1 gene encoding LON peptidase N-terminal domain and RING finger protein 1 isoform X3, which translates into the protein MDLLECPLCLFLMCEPVTMSCGHTFCRRCVGGYLPSKCPSCKERLKQRDVKIMKNNVLLVGVVEKVCPDDTKTKCQIQEKLKANEFMEALRIANEGLHLVPDDPGLKVYRAEANRGLMRFSDALTDLDYLCCLRPSWTEGFFRKGSVLLELGQHTDALIQFYRCLKLHADFGPAKSQIKKILEAEGVAVPDEASCILQVVSEYLKGPCPITSVCDSQGPSHPEGLKHSCGDDGEGKGRREAHQGSKVKQDTGTECCLSLCQAVSFLPAAEEDEEMMMSKEDGHGKGTNGPSREKRLSVLTVSDFECPLCIRLFFEPVTTPCGHTFCKNCIERSLDHNLRCPLCKQPLQEFFKNRKYNPTALLQEIMAHLFPSQLAERKQVHDAEMAELSNLTKDIPIFVCTVAYPGLPCPLHIFEPRYRLMMRRCMETGTKKFGMCSYEHGKGFADYGCMLEIHSLELLPDGRSFVDAVGGSRYKVLKRGQRDGYHTADIEYLEDLKVDGGELELLESLHDSVYQQAQDWYQRLGSRIRDQINRQYGTMPDKEENIQASSDGPAWCWWLLSVLQLDPAYQTTVLSLTSLKDRLGHLRLVLEYFSQS
- the lonrf1 gene encoding LON peptidase N-terminal domain and RING finger protein 1 isoform X4: MDLLECPLCLFLMCEPVTMSCGHTFCRRCVGGYLPSKCPSCKERLKQRDVKIMKNNVLLVGVVEKVCPDDTKTKCQIQEKLKANEFMEALRIANEGLHLVPDDPGLKVYRAEANRGLMRFSDALTDLDYLCCLRPSWTEGFFRKGSVLLELGQHTDALIQFYRCLKLHADFGPAKSQIKKILEAEGVAVPDEASCILQVVSEYLKGPCPITSVCDSQGPSHPEGLKHSCGDDGEGKGRREAHQGSKVKQDTGTECCLSLCQAVSFLPAAEEDEEMMMSKEDGHGKDENGPSREKRLSVLTVSDFECPLCIRLFFEPVTTPCGHTFCKNCIERSLDHNLRCPLCKQPLQEFFKNRKYNPTALLQEIMAHLFPSQLAERKQVHDAEMAELSNLTKDIPIFVCTVAYPGLPCPLHIFEPRYRLMMRRCMETGTKKFGMCSYEHGKGFADYGCMLEIHSLELLPDGRSFVDAVGGSRYKVLKRGQRDGYHTADIEYLEDLKVDGGELELLESLHDSVYQQAQDWYQRLGSRIRDQINRQYGTMPDKEENIQASSDGPAWCWWLLSVLQLDPAYQTTVLSLTSLKDRLGHLRLVLEYFSQS
- the lonrf1 gene encoding LON peptidase N-terminal domain and RING finger protein 1 isoform X1 is translated as MDLLECPLCLFLMCEPVTMSCGHTFCRRCVGGYLPSKCPSCKERLKQRDVKIMKNNVLLVGVVEKVCPDDTKTKCQIQEKLKANEFMEALRIANEGLHLVPDDPGLKVYRAEANRGLMRFSDALTDLDYLCCLRPSWTEGFFRKGSVLLELGQHTDALIQFYRCLKLHADFGPAKSQIKKILEAEGVAVPDEASCILQVVSEYLKGPCPITSVCDSQGPSHPEGLKHSCGDDGEGKGRREAHQVWGSKVKQDTGTECCLSLCQAVSFLPAAEEDEEMMMSKEDGHGKGTNGPSREKRLSVLTVSDFECPLCIRLFFEPVTTPCGHTFCKNCIERSLDHNLRCPLCKQPLQEFFKNRKYNPTALLQEIMAHLFPSQLAERKQVHDAEMAELSNLTKDIPIFVCTVAYPGLPCPLHIFEPRYRLMMRRCMETGTKKFGMCSYEHGKGFADYGCMLEIHSLELLPDGRSFVDAVGGSRYKVLKRGQRDGYHTADIEYLEDLKVDGGELELLESLHDSVYQQAQDWYQRLGSRIRDQINRQYGTMPDKEENIQASSDGPAWCWWLLSVLQLDPAYQTTVLSLTSLKDRLGHLRLVLEYFSQS
- the lonrf1 gene encoding LON peptidase N-terminal domain and RING finger protein 1 isoform X2; its protein translation is MDLLECPLCLFLMCEPVTMSCGHTFCRRCVGGYLPSKCPSCKERLKQRDVKIMKNNVLLVGVVEKVCPDDTKTKCQIQEKLKANEFMEALRIANEGLHLVPDDPGLKVYRAEANRGLMRFSDALTDLDYLCCLRPSWTEGFFRKGSVLLELGQHTDALIQFYRCLKLHADFGPAKSQIKKILEAEGVAVPDEASCILQVVSEYLKGPCPITSVCDSQGPSHPEGLKHSCGDDGEGKGRREAHQVWGSKVKQDTGTECCLSLCQAVSFLPAAEEDEEMMMSKEDGHGKDENGPSREKRLSVLTVSDFECPLCIRLFFEPVTTPCGHTFCKNCIERSLDHNLRCPLCKQPLQEFFKNRKYNPTALLQEIMAHLFPSQLAERKQVHDAEMAELSNLTKDIPIFVCTVAYPGLPCPLHIFEPRYRLMMRRCMETGTKKFGMCSYEHGKGFADYGCMLEIHSLELLPDGRSFVDAVGGSRYKVLKRGQRDGYHTADIEYLEDLKVDGGELELLESLHDSVYQQAQDWYQRLGSRIRDQINRQYGTMPDKEENIQASSDGPAWCWWLLSVLQLDPAYQTTVLSLTSLKDRLGHLRLVLEYFSQS